The Acidobacteriota bacterium genome includes a window with the following:
- a CDS encoding tyrosine-type recombinase/integrase: MRRFREKVGVVFVREDRRRRFELQIVRFLERMRVAGFSPRTIDSYRSHIGFFLAWLDRETNVEEVTAVTPEILHGYQTWLYGYTDDGGRGLAIATQAARLSVVRAFFRWLVKTDVLLYDPAAGLELPKRKGILPRSVLTKKEVERLLAAPDVTTPLGLRDRAMLEVLYSTGIRNAELRALTVYDLDLDRGLVRINEGKNAKDRVVPLGEVACRWLREYLDVARPKLLVRDNAGEQTVFLSKNGRPLLPLGVIDRIRRLAKAAGIERPVTPHSMRHTFATHMLRGRADIRHIQAMLGHASVATTQIYTRVEVTDLKTVHRRCHPREKR, encoded by the coding sequence TTGCGGCGATTTCGGGAAAAGGTGGGGGTCGTTTTTGTGCGAGAGGATCGGCGCCGGCGCTTCGAGCTTCAGATCGTCCGCTTCCTCGAGCGGATGCGGGTCGCGGGCTTCTCGCCGCGGACGATCGATTCCTACCGCTCGCACATCGGCTTTTTCCTCGCCTGGCTCGACCGGGAGACCAACGTCGAAGAGGTTACGGCCGTGACGCCCGAGATCCTGCACGGCTACCAGACGTGGCTCTACGGCTACACCGACGACGGGGGCCGCGGGCTGGCGATCGCGACACAGGCGGCGAGGCTCAGCGTCGTGCGCGCCTTCTTTCGCTGGCTGGTGAAGACCGACGTGCTGCTGTACGACCCGGCTGCGGGGCTCGAACTGCCGAAGCGCAAGGGCATCCTGCCGCGCTCAGTGCTGACGAAGAAGGAAGTCGAGCGGCTGCTGGCGGCACCCGACGTGACGACGCCGCTCGGCCTACGCGACCGGGCGATGCTCGAGGTGCTGTACTCGACCGGGATCCGTAACGCCGAGCTGCGGGCACTGACCGTCTACGACCTAGACCTTGACCGCGGTCTCGTGCGGATCAACGAGGGCAAGAACGCGAAAGACCGCGTCGTGCCGCTGGGGGAGGTCGCCTGCCGCTGGCTGCGCGAGTACCTCGACGTAGCCAGGCCGAAGCTGCTCGTGCGCGACAACGCCGGCGAGCAGACCGTCTTCCTGTCGAAGAACGGCCGGCCGCTGCTGCCGCTCGGCGTGATCGATCGCATCCGCCGGCTGGCCAAGGCCGCCGGCATCGAGCGACCCGTCACGCCGCACTCCATGCGTCACACCTTCGCCACGCACATGCTCCGCGGCCGCGCCGACATCCGTCACATCCAGGCGATGCTCGGTCACGCCTCGGTGGCCACGACGCAGATCTACACCCGCGTCGAGGTGACGGACCTGAAGACGGTGCACCGGCGCTGCCACCCGCGAGAGAAGCGATGA